The nucleotide window ATgaaaaaggtttctctcctgtgtgagttctctggtgTCCAACAAGACTTGATTTAatgctaaaacatttcccacattctgaaCATGGGAAAGGTTTCTCTTCTGTGTGAAGTCTTTGATGTTTAGCAAACGCTGAGTGACagttaaaacatttcccacattcatgaCATGAAAAAGGCTTCACTCCTGTGTGAGTTGTCTGATGACTAACAAGACTTAAGTAAcggctaaaacatttcccacattcaaagcatgagaaaggtttctctcctgtgtgaagtcTTAGATGTCTAGCAAGGCTTGAGTTTTgtctaaaacatttcccacattcagggcatggaaaaggtttctctcctgtgtgagttctctgatgagtGACCAGATTTGAGTGCaagctaaaacatttcccacatttagAACATatgaaaggtttctctcctgtgtgagttctctgatgactaatAACACTTGAGTAACgactaaaacatttcccacattcaaagCATGAAAAAGATTCCTCTCTTGTGTGAAGTCTTAGATGTCTTGCAAGGCTTGAGTTttggctaaaacatttcccacactcAGGGCATgaaaaaggtttctctcctgtgtgagttctctgatgagtAACCAGATTTGAGTGCAAGCTAAAACATTTAGAACATGTGTAAGCTTTCTTTCCTGTGGGAGTCCTCAGGTGGATAACACATTTTGAATAACAGTGGAaatatttcccacattcagaacatgggaatattttttgttttccatttaTTATTGAAGTTGTAGACATACAGGATTCCAAGAGGTTCATTGATTGTTGAGCATTAGAATCCTTGGTGCTTTTATCAAAAGATTTCTTCATAATCTTGCTTAGTGTATTTCTTTTCCTTTCAGGTCCTTCAGGATAATTTCTGCTGACGGCAATATCTGAAAGAAATATGCTGGGATTTAAAGAAAACCTGTTACTATAAatcattaccgtatatactcgagtataagccgagtttttcagcacattttttgtgctgaaaaaccccaactcggcttatactcgagtcagagtctgtattatggcaatttgcattgccataatacagactggggggagaggggggctggcagagctgtacttacctttcctgcagctcctgtcagctctctccttgttacaaatggctatttgtaactggccctttaaatgaaaaattgccctgcttccctggattgtggagaagcctatttgccagcctcctgcctcatgactatggcccctggaagattgtgcccctgaaaatgtattaacttttattggtgtgtatggccctttaagaaccgtctggggacatattgtgactttgctgaacaatgcccccttaagactatgtccccagacctttaaaataacttgttcctggctttcccccacttggttcagtaaatagggcttactgaaccgagtaccacacaggcggaccacccagaagctaaagtgtgcaggcaatttacctcccaggctgtgaggttactgccggttaattgcacgtggcggcggccatcttggtttactcgaatgcggtcagcggtgtatgctaaagattctgtggaactaaaatcggctacacattctgccgaacaccgctgacccttaccttctcccatacggaacttgcagctccagagactaagtcccgttcgaaatgggacttagtcgttttttcgcatgaaattgaccgaccgcacagcccaaatctatggaactgttttgggcaggaaattgtgcttgcggtcggtcataaaggacttccagctaacttttgatccactggagggatttggctgatttttggaagggtttatgtttgatgtatgctgattctgaatatgcaacttttattgaaaatgaatgtatggttttaaagttacagtgtgtgtgtaaaaactgtatttttattgtatgtaataattggtttaactgtttatctgaggggaggaaatgtgtgggctgcaccagatgtgtgattggtgattttatgcctccccctgggagtgtcctatttgcatgtaacctcaataaaagccaggctgggtgttccagcatctcagacctcttctgaccctctaacttgcagcctcgactcatgtttgtaggggacagctataatcactacagggattgctatgctcttcatactcccttagctgttgagctcttgtaagagctcttgttcctgatcctgcttcgctctacagaagggagaggttcacctattggaacctggagcctggtcgtaggtccagggcgcagagcagacggcgagataccagcccagcagcggtggttcggggagtctgcagtgcttatggtggctgcggtgctgatggtcatttggtgagcgctaggagcatccttttctacggtccaacttccagccagcctggaggcaaccgtaacatttggtggcagcggtgggatggcgtcctagcgtaaggagcagcaccccaacagcactggtatcgtatgagagttagtgagggcaacgccagtacccgtacagcgtccccaccagcagtcatgttctatcgatatgaaggcgtagattttgttactgaggtactgagaagaatagccaaatatggcccgaatccccagaaggagattgttgatgcagctgtgcagcaactgcttcaagagaaccagaggtcacgtgatcttgagtacgatttcatcctgttaatggtgagtcgtggtcaaggagatgaggtagccgatatcctcttccaacacaaaccagagaaacccaaagtagaggactgcatggagtggtactggaaagacccccagcaggcaggtggagatgggaccgaggtctctctaccggccctacagggatgctgggcaggcggcccagatccccaaccccagggtgagttacagggagcggagagcaacgacctccctccccagcggcagcgtgagttaaagggagaggagagcagcgacctccctccccagcggcagtgcaccgtgcagagggaagagccaACCGgactccttccccaaccccaaccagagatacccgaggcagcaggcctcacagactggtcctgggaggacccccaacaggcaggtggagatgggaccgcagtctctctaccggccctacagggatgctgggcaggcggcccagatccccaaccccagggtgacctccctccccagcggcagcctgagttacagggagaggagagcagcgacctccctccccagcggcagtataccgtgcagagggaagagacaaccggtctccttccccaaccgaaaccagagatacccgaggcagcaggcctcatagactggtcctgggaggacccccagcaggcaggtggagatgggaccgcagtctctctaccggccctacagggatgctgggcaggcggcccagatccccagccacagacccagctacagggaggggagagcatcgacctccctccccagccggagtgtgccttccagggagaggagacaaccggtctctctccccagccgcagcatgttccacaagaagcggagagcatcgacctcccttcccaacggccgcaggagtatcaggaggaggaggtaagccaattcccccctcctcagctaactcctaactggggcccagggttaacagtggagatgttaacccccactgacccccacgttccctttgcccccgggcaggactatgccctaatttccccagcagaagagctggcagctgggcagagtgcagttggcctctgccctccctttgaccCTTGCGCAGAGATTGACATTCTGCCAGctatcccagcggaagagctggcatcaggacagagcgccgctggcctctgccctacagacccccttgctacaggactggcctgcaaaaCCCCCActccagcagaagcgctggcaccagggcagagtgccgctggcccctgccccccaagtaccaccagctatttgcccagctgcgcCAGGAAGGCAGCGGGTACTGCATTgttaccctacaacctgggacctacaggccagtactatttattgtgggggggctactttgctgttaatgtttatttgtgggtgggctgcgagactaacttaggcactgaccgacagaaggtcaggtgcctggttagtctccctccaaaaggggagatatgttacaaatggctatttgtaactggccctttaaatgaaaaattgccctgcttccctggattgtggagaagcctatttgccagcctcctgcctcatgactatggcccctggaagattgtgcccctgaaaatgtattaacttttattggtgtgtatggccctttaagaaccgtctggggacatattgtgactttgctgaacaatgcccccttaagactatgtccccagacctttaaaataacttgttcctggctttcccccacttggttcagtaaatagggcttactgaaccaagtaccacacagacggaccacccagaagctaaagtgtgcaggcaatttacctcccaggctgtgaggttactgccggttaattgcacgtggcggcggccatcttggtttactcgaatgcggtcagcggtgtatgctaaagattctgtggaactaaaatcggctacacattctgccgaacaccgctgacccttaccttctcccatacggaacttgcagctccagagactaagtcccgttcgaaatgggacttagtcgttttttcgcatgaaattgaccgaccgcacagcccaaatctatggaactgttttgggcaggaaattgtgcttgcggtcggtcataaaggacttccagctaacttttgatccactggagggatttggctgatttttggaagggtttatgtttgatgtatgctgattctgaatatgcaacttttattgaaaatgaatgtatggttttaaagttagtgtgtgtgtgtaaaaactgtatttttattgtatgtaataattggtttaactgtttatctgaggggaggaaatgtgtgggctgcaccagatgtgtgattggtgattttatgcctccccctgggagtgtcctatttgcatgtaacctcaataaaagccaggctgggtgttccagcatctcagacctcttctgaccctctaacttgcagcctcgactcatgtttgtaggggacagctataatcactacagggattgctatgctcttcatactcccttagctgttgagctcttgtaagagctcttgttcctgatcctgcttcgctctacagaagggagaggttcacctattggaacctggagcctggtcgtaggtccagggcgcagagcagacggcgagataccagcccagcagcggtggttcggggagtctgcagtgcttatggtggctgcggtgcagATGGtcatttggtgagcgctaggagcatccttttctacggtccaacttccagccagcctggaggcaaccgtaacactcctcctctgcgccgtccgttcagcacctcggtcagctcccagtgtaagtctcgcgagagccgctgtgagctgacagagggagctgcacagaccgcgcggaggaggagggagctgacaggacctgcaagaaaggtaagtacagctctgccagcacccctctccccccactgaactaccaatgacactggaccaccagggaaggagcccccctccctgctatgta belongs to Pelobates fuscus isolate aPelFus1 chromosome 7, aPelFus1.pri, whole genome shotgun sequence and includes:
- the LOC134568409 gene encoding gastrula zinc finger protein XlCGF26.1-like isoform X1, with the protein product MIYSNRFSLNPSIFLSDIAVSRNYPEGPERKRNTLSKIMKKSFDKSTKDSNAQQSMNLLESCMSTTSIINGKQKIFPCSECGKYFHCYSKCVIHLRTPTGKKAYTCSKCFSLHSNLVTHQRTHTGEKPFSCPECGKCFSQNSSLARHLRLHTREESFSCFECGKCFSRYSSVISHQRTHTGEKPFICSKCGKCFSLHSNLVTHQRTHTGEKPFPCPECGKCFRQNSSLARHLRLHTGEKPFSCFECGKCFSRYLSLVSHQTTHTGVKPFSCHECGKCFNCHSAFAKHQRLHTEEKPFPCSECGKCFSIKSSLVGHQRTHTGEKPFSCSECGKGFSRHSSLVSHQRIHTGEKPFSCSECGKGFSCHSNLISHQRTHTGEKTFSCCECGKCFSRHSSLVSHLRTHTGEKPFLCSECGKCFSCHSDLVRHQRTHTGEKPFSCPECGKCFSLHQHLVVHQRIHTGEKPLSCFECGKCFSCHSNLISHQRTHTGEKTFSCCECGKCFSRHSSLVSHQRTHTGEQL
- the LOC134568409 gene encoding gastrula zinc finger protein XlCGF26.1-like isoform X2, with product MKKSFDKSTKDSNAQQSMNLLESCMSTTSIINGKQKIFPCSECGKYFHCYSKCVIHLRTPTGKKAYTCSKCFSLHSNLVTHQRTHTGEKPFSCPECGKCFSQNSSLARHLRLHTREESFSCFECGKCFSRYSSVISHQRTHTGEKPFICSKCGKCFSLHSNLVTHQRTHTGEKPFPCPECGKCFRQNSSLARHLRLHTGEKPFSCFECGKCFSRYLSLVSHQTTHTGVKPFSCHECGKCFNCHSAFAKHQRLHTEEKPFPCSECGKCFSIKSSLVGHQRTHTGEKPFSCSECGKGFSRHSSLVSHQRIHTGEKPFSCSECGKGFSCHSNLISHQRTHTGEKTFSCCECGKCFSRHSSLVSHLRTHTGEKPFLCSECGKCFSCHSDLVRHQRTHTGEKPFSCPECGKCFSLHQHLVVHQRIHTGEKPLSCFECGKCFSCHSNLISHQRTHTGEKTFSCCECGKCFSRHSSLVSHQRTHTGEQL